The Sulfurimonas sp. genome includes the window ACGGAAAGTTTGAATCGTCCATTACTTTTGTAAATGGTTCCATCCAATCCAATTTTTCTTTACCATAGCTTCCCCAAAAGCCTTCATAATCTTCAGTAGCCCAATCCTGTAAATCTTGGTACTCACACATATTTTTAATGCGTGCATTTTTTGCAAACTCTTTGTTTGGTTTAAAAACTTGTTTTTCTGACATTTATCTTTCCTTTGTTAATTTTAAATATATCATTGCTGTCATTATTGCATCATTAACAGCATTATGCGAACCCATATATGGAATACCACACCTGCCTAGTATTGTATCAAATCGTAAATCAATATTACCTTGTGGAATAGTTTTTATTGTCCTATTGTAATAAATTTCTGATACATCAGTCATTTTGTTAGGTAAAACTATCCCTAGTGTCTTCTTTATATACTTGTTAATCATAGCTATATCAAACTCTAAATAGTACCCAATCAAGGGGCGTGAACCTATGAAATATAAAAAATCTTTTATAGCTTCATCTATCGTTTTTTCATCACTTATTACTGCTTCAAATGTTTGTGAAGTTATTACACGGTTGCCTTTTATTCTTACTGCTCCTATTGATAAAATATTGTCTTTTCTTATATCAAAACCAGTTGTTTCAGTATCTAATACTACAAACTCTTCACTTTTATCTTCATCAAAAAGAAAATTGAACTCTTTTGCTTTAAGTCCAGCATAATTTGATTTAGCTTTAAAGTCAGATAAAAAAGACAAGGTCACGCAACCATACTTAAATGAAAGTGATAAGTTATAAATTTTTTAAATTTATTGACAATTTTAAAACTATCTTTTAGTAAATCTTTTTGAATTTTGTCTAACTTTTGAGGATTTATATAGTTTTGTTCATCACTATTTGTTGCTTTTAGCATAGTTTGTAGTCGAAACGAACTCAATGTATCAAAGCTCTCTATTAACTCAACAGCAAAGGTTTTATCAATTACACCTTTATTGTTGAGTTCTTTTATTCGCTCTATTGTATTTGTTGCTTTTATCTCATATTTTAGACAAAGAGTTCTTGCACCATGCACGAGTGCGAAAATACCGCCTTCTTTGAGATTTAATCTATTTTCATGCTCTTTTTCTATCACAAATCCAGAAAATATAGATAGTGGAGTTTGAAAATTTAAAATCGATTTAGCTATGTGAGCTAAAACATCATCTCTATTATGAAAACTCTCATGAAGATACTTTTTAAGTTCATCTACTAAACTCTCATCTCCTCCAACACACTTAGCATCTGCAAAAATACTTAAGTTCATTACATCAACTTCTTGCATATTTTCTATCCAAGCGCTAATATATGTTTTATATGAAGAAACATCTCTTCTCCAAAATTCATTACTTATCATAATATTATCACTACACTTTGGAAAGCCTAGTTCAAGCAATGACGCATTTAACTTCATCATTGGTTCTTCAAATATTTTGGCATCTACACCATCTTTAATTATCAAAGCATTATCTTGATCAGTCTTGAGAGTTTGTTCATCTCTACCTTCACTTCCCATAATAACAAAAGCACATTTTTTTTGTAACTCTTCATTTACGCACATCTCAAAGAGTTTTTTATAAACTTTTATATTTAAAGTAGCTACTAGTTTTGTTATATATCTAACTTTTACACCTTTTGCTTTAAGTGTCACTATTAGATTTTTTAAGTCAACTTGAAGAGCTTTCAAATCATTTATATTTTGTGCTTTTTGGATTTGTACCGCTACAACATGTGAGTGATTTGCAAAGTAACTAAGTAAATCTAACTGTTCTAATATACCAATAATTTTGCCATCTTTAGTCACTACAACTCTTTTTATAACTTTATCTATCATTATAAGAAGAGCATTAAATAAAAAATCATCAGCATCTACGCTTATTATCTTTTTTGCATCTATTTTAATTACAGCGTCATTAACATCTAAGGATCCTAGAAGTACATTTTCTCTTATATCACTATCTGTAATAATAGAATACTTAGTTTTATCTTTTACAATAATTACATTCGCTTTTAAACTCTTTTGCTCCACTAAAGCATCATATATAGTTGTATTTTTTTCAACTATACATGCTTTATGAAGAAACATATCAGATACTTTAGATATTAAAAATGGAGATAGTTCACTTTGATGATAATAATTTTTAAGATTTTGGTGTCTAGTTACAAAATCTTGTAAAAAATAACCTTGTACTTTTTTGCACTGCATAAGCTCTAAAAAATCATCTTTTTGTATTTCATAGCATATAAGGTCGTTA containing:
- a CDS encoding 3'-5' exonuclease, with protein sequence MTLSFLSDFKAKSNYAGLKAKEFNFLFDEDKSEEFVVLDTETTGFDIRKDNILSIGAVRIKGNRVITSQTFEAVISDEKTIDEAIKDFLYFIGSRPLIGYYLEFDIAMINKYIKKTLGIVLPNKMTDVSEIYYNRTIKTIPQGNIDLRFDTILGRCGIPYMGSHNAVNDAIMTAMIYLKLTKER
- a CDS encoding putative nucleotidyltransferase substrate binding domain-containing protein translates to MSILEQRKLVESIRPFDALSSKELDNLMTKIDIAYYPIGTLLISKSLPSIAFYIIIKGAVTEYIDDEVHNVYSEGDCFDADALIYSKCEGKFVVDNDLICYEIQKDDFLELMQCKKVQGYFLQDFVTRHQNLKNYYHQSELSPFLISKVSDMFLHKACIVEKNTTIYDALVEQKSLKANVIIVKDKTKYSIITDSDIRENVLLGSLDVNDAVIKIDAKKIISVDADDFLFNALLIMIDKVIKRVVVTKDGKIIGILEQLDLLSYFANHSHVVAVQIQKAQNINDLKALQVDLKNLIVTLKAKGVKVRYITKLVATLNIKVYKKLFEMCVNEELQKKCAFVIMGSEGRDEQTLKTDQDNALIIKDGVDAKIFEEPMMKLNASLLELGFPKCSDNIMISNEFWRRDVSSYKTYISAWIENMQEVDVMNLSIFADAKCVGGDESLVDELKKYLHESFHNRDDVLAHIAKSILNFQTPLSIFSGFVIEKEHENRLNLKEGGIFALVHGARTLCLKYEIKATNTIERIKELNNKGVIDKTFAVELIESFDTLSSFRLQTMLKATNSDEQNYINPQKLDKIQKDLLKDSFKIVNKFKKFITYHFHLSMVA